The DNA region AAAAAATGCTACGTGTATGTGTGCCATACTTAGAGAAGCGTCTTTTGGTGCTACTCTAACTTCTGTGTCTGAAACAAATTCATCGACTCTTAATGCTGAATTTCTCATTATTTCACCTCAATCGCCATTTGCATGTAGTGGTGTCCGGTACCGCAGTATTCGTTACAAAGAACGAGGTAAGTACCAGGCTCGGTAAATGTGTGTTCGGCCATGTTCACATGACCAGGTGTAACCATGAAGTTCACATTTGTCATTGGAATAGTAAATGAGTGAACAACATCAGAACTAGTTACTTGAAATCGTACGGTTGATCCAACTGGAACTTCAATTTTATTTGGTGAATATCCAAAAGCCATTGCAATGATTGTGGCTTGATACGTATTTTCGTCAATTTGGCGTAACCCCGGCTCATTGAAAGGTGCTTCATTACTTAAATTTTGTGGATCGACTGTAGCCATGTGGCTAGGTGGTTGTTGCCCGAATGCGAATGCACTAACTCCTAATACTGCTAAAAAAACGAATAAAGACCCAATACCAAATGTTAACCATATTTTTTCATAACGATGTAAATGCATTTAAGTTCCCCCTTTCACAAAATTACATTCTATTTAAGAATAAGTAGAAAATAGCTGACCAAGATCCAACAATAAATAATCCTACTAACATGGTGAATATTAAGGTTCCTTTTAAAGATGAATCTGATTCTGTTGGTACATAACCCTTTTTTGTCTCTAGGTTTGTGTTGTTTTTAGCCATAAATAACCCTCCTCTTATGATAATTAAGACCCCCACGATTACATAATATAGGAAAAACATTACAAAATTTTTCCGCAAATGTGAAAAAATAATGACACTTACAACATAATATAGTTAATAAACATAACAGTAGTTCATATAGTGGAAACTACTCTATCGCAATTATAAAGTTTTTGAGAATAACTACTGTGAGAAAAATCACATATAAACAGGCTGTAATAAGCTCTGAAATGGCATTGTTAAAATATTGACACATTTTAGGATAGAGACAGTAGTAATCAATAAATTAATTAGGTAGCTCAAGCTGCCATAAGTTAGGGGATGGACAAGTAGAAAATGGCGAAGGAACAGAGGAAACAAGTAAAGAAATAATATTTTATTAGTAAAAAGCCGCTATTTGTTTAAAAGATCGCCATTCTGGTTCTTTTTTTATGGGAAAAATAGTGGTTGGTGGGAATAAATAGAATGTTCCGTTACAAACTACTCTTATCTAAGTTTGAATGTAAGAGAGGTTCTATATGAACAAGAATACTACGATAAGACAAGATAAATATGAGGAATATC from Anaerobacillus alkaliphilus includes:
- a CDS encoding cytochrome c oxidase subunit II — encoded protein: MHLHRYEKIWLTFGIGSLFVFLAVLGVSAFAFGQQPPSHMATVDPQNLSNEAPFNEPGLRQIDENTYQATIIAMAFGYSPNKIEVPVGSTVRFQVTSSDVVHSFTIPMTNVNFMVTPGHVNMAEHTFTEPGTYLVLCNEYCGTGHHYMQMAIEVK
- a CDS encoding cytochrome c oxidase subunit 2A; protein product: MAKNNTNLETKKGYVPTESDSSLKGTLIFTMLVGLFIVGSWSAIFYLFLNRM